A DNA window from Comamonas fluminis contains the following coding sequences:
- the clpA gene encoding ATP-dependent Clp protease ATP-binding subunit ClpA — MIAQELEVSLHMAFVEARQQRHEFITVEHLLLALLDNPSAAEVLRACAANIDDLRASLSNFIKDNTPQVEGTEEVDTQPTLGFQRVIQRAIMHVQSTGNGKKEVTGANVLVAIFGEKDSHAVYYLHQQGVTRLDVVNFIAHGIKKGEPPEPAKSEAPSEGEEGAGGERGNEKASPLEQFTLNLNVAAKEGKIDPLIGREYEVERTIQILCRRRKNNPLLVGEAGVGKTAIAEGLAWRITEGTVPDVLKDGVVYSLDMGALLAGTKYRGDFEQRLKGVLKSLKDKPHAILFIDEIHTLIGAGAASGGTLDASNLLKPALSSGQLRCIGATTFTEYRGIFEKDAALSRRFQKVDVVEPTVAETVDILKGLKSRFEEHHAIKYEQEALQAAAELSAKYINDRHLPDKAIDVIDEAGAAQRIAPEDKRKEAIGKAEIEAIVAKIARIPPANVSNDDRSKLQTLERDLKSVVFGQDKALEVLSSAVKMSRSGLGKPDKPIGSFLFSGPTGVGKTEAAKQLAYILGVDLIRFDMSEYMERHAVSRLIGAPPGYVGFDQGGLLTEAVTKKPHSVLLLDEIEKAHPDIFNVLLQVMDHGTLTDNNGRKADFRNVIIIMTTNAGAETMNKATIGFTNPREAGDEMGDIKRLFTPEFRNRLDAIVSFKPLDEQIILRVVDKFLLQLEQQLAEKKVDVTFSDNLRKHLAKKGFDPLMGARPMQRLIQDTIRRSLADELLFGRLVNGGRLEVDWDEAGNEGKGDVKLEITELPKDQPKDQPEQAVAD; from the coding sequence ATGATCGCTCAGGAACTGGAAGTCAGCTTGCACATGGCGTTTGTCGAGGCCCGGCAGCAGCGCCACGAGTTCATTACCGTGGAGCATCTGCTGCTGGCCTTGCTGGACAACCCCAGTGCAGCCGAGGTGCTGCGCGCATGCGCGGCCAATATCGACGATTTGCGTGCATCGCTGTCCAACTTCATCAAGGACAACACCCCGCAGGTCGAGGGCACCGAAGAGGTGGATACACAGCCCACGCTGGGTTTCCAGCGTGTGATTCAACGCGCCATCATGCATGTGCAGTCCACAGGCAATGGCAAAAAAGAGGTGACGGGCGCGAATGTGCTGGTCGCCATCTTTGGTGAAAAAGATTCCCATGCCGTGTACTACCTGCACCAGCAGGGCGTGACGCGCCTGGATGTGGTCAATTTCATCGCCCACGGCATCAAAAAGGGTGAGCCTCCAGAGCCCGCCAAGTCCGAAGCCCCTTCGGAAGGTGAAGAGGGCGCTGGTGGTGAGCGTGGAAACGAAAAAGCCTCGCCACTGGAGCAGTTCACGCTCAACCTGAACGTGGCCGCCAAGGAAGGCAAGATCGATCCGCTGATTGGGCGCGAATACGAAGTCGAGCGCACGATTCAGATCCTGTGCCGCCGCCGCAAGAACAACCCGCTGCTGGTGGGCGAAGCTGGCGTGGGCAAGACCGCGATTGCTGAGGGTCTGGCATGGCGCATCACCGAAGGCACGGTGCCCGATGTGCTCAAGGACGGCGTGGTTTACTCGCTGGACATGGGCGCGCTGCTGGCGGGTACCAAGTACCGTGGTGATTTCGAGCAGCGCCTCAAAGGCGTGCTCAAGTCCCTCAAGGACAAGCCGCACGCGATTTTGTTCATCGACGAAATCCACACGCTGATCGGCGCTGGTGCTGCTTCTGGCGGCACGCTGGATGCGTCCAACCTCTTGAAGCCTGCGCTGTCCAGCGGTCAGCTGCGCTGCATTGGTGCAACCACCTTCACGGAATACCGTGGCATCTTCGAAAAAGACGCGGCCTTGTCGCGTCGTTTCCAGAAGGTGGATGTGGTTGAGCCTACCGTGGCCGAGACTGTGGACATCCTCAAGGGCCTGAAGTCGCGCTTTGAAGAGCACCACGCCATCAAGTACGAGCAGGAAGCCCTGCAGGCAGCGGCGGAGCTGTCGGCCAAGTACATCAACGACCGTCACCTGCCCGACAAGGCGATTGACGTGATCGACGAAGCCGGTGCTGCCCAGCGCATTGCCCCTGAGGACAAGCGCAAGGAAGCCATTGGCAAGGCCGAGATCGAAGCCATTGTGGCCAAGATTGCGCGCATTCCGCCTGCCAACGTCAGCAACGACGACCGCAGCAAGCTGCAGACGCTGGAGCGTGATTTGAAGAGCGTGGTCTTCGGTCAGGACAAGGCGCTGGAAGTGCTGTCGTCTGCCGTGAAGATGTCGCGCTCGGGTCTGGGCAAGCCAGACAAGCCGATTGGCTCCTTCCTGTTCTCCGGCCCCACGGGCGTCGGCAAGACGGAAGCCGCCAAGCAGCTGGCCTACATCCTGGGTGTGGACCTGATCCGCTTTGACATGTCGGAGTACATGGAACGCCATGCGGTGTCGCGCCTGATTGGTGCGCCTCCCGGCTACGTGGGCTTTGACCAGGGTGGTCTGCTGACCGAAGCTGTGACGAAGAAGCCGCATTCGGTGCTGCTGCTCGACGAAATCGAGAAAGCGCATCCGGACATCTTCAACGTGCTGCTGCAGGTCATGGACCATGGCACGCTGACCGACAACAACGGACGCAAGGCCGACTTCCGCAACGTGATCATCATCATGACCACGAATGCGGGTGCCGAGACCATGAACAAGGCCACCATCGGTTTCACGAACCCCCGTGAGGCGGGTGATGAAATGGGCGACATCAAGCGCCTGTTCACGCCAGAGTTCCGCAACCGTCTGGATGCCATCGTCAGCTTCAAGCCGCTCGATGAACAGATCATTCTGCGCGTGGTCGACAAGTTCCTGCTGCAACTGGAGCAGCAACTGGCCGAGAAGAAGGTGGATGTCACCTTCAGCGACAACCTGCGCAAGCATCTGGCCAAGAAGGGCTTTGACCCGCTGATGGGCGCGCGCCCCATGCAGCGCCTGATTCAGGACACCATCCGCCGCTCGCTGGCTGATGAGCTGCTGTTTGGCCGTCTGGTCAACGGCGGTCGCCTGGAAGTGGACTGGGACGAAGCCGGTAACGAAGGCAAGGGCGATGTCAAGCTCGAGATCACCGAACTGCCCAAGGACCAGCCCAAGGACCAGCCTGAGCAGGCGGTGGCCGATTAA
- the clpS gene encoding ATP-dependent Clp protease adapter ClpS: protein MDFMATQPPSIPPVPPAISNPPDGGDSVVLERRRQRLVPPRMYQVVMLNDDFTPMEFVIAVLQELFGKDRESATQIMLKIHLDGRGVCGVYSQDVAATKVEQVLQAAQKAGHPLQATFEPVE from the coding sequence ATGGATTTCATGGCTACCCAACCCCCTTCAATTCCTCCGGTTCCACCAGCGATCAGCAATCCGCCTGACGGTGGTGATTCCGTGGTGCTGGAGCGCCGCCGTCAGCGCCTTGTGCCGCCGCGCATGTACCAGGTCGTGATGCTCAACGATGACTTCACGCCCATGGAGTTTGTGATCGCCGTGCTGCAGGAGCTTTTCGGTAAAGACCGTGAGTCCGCCACCCAGATCATGCTCAAGATCCACCTCGATGGTCGCGGTGTCTGCGGTGTGTATTCGCAGGACGTGGCGGCCACCAAGGTCGAGCAGGTGCTGCAGGCCGCACAAAAAGCAGGCCATCCGCTGCAGGCGACATTTGAGCCTGTTGAATAA
- the dnaE gene encoding DNA polymerase III subunit alpha: MFVHLRLHTEFSVVDGTNRVNALIKAAAEDGQVAMAITDFNNLFGGIKFYREGRAKGVKPVLGAEIVMEGVGDAPASRIIVLVQSKLGYHNIAELLARGWTRGVVKDQAQHKWEWLQELGEGLIVLSGAQAGPVGIALTRGDEKGAAEIAQRLATMFPHRFYIELQRCGRADDESHVTAAVKLASRLNLPVVATHPIQFFKPDDYESHEARVCIAEGEILGNAKRVRKFTRDQHFKTAAEMEQLFADIPSAIENTVEIARRCSLTLVLGNPQLPNFPVPDGMTMDEFFRHESYHGLDERLTHLYPDAAKREAERPRYVERLEFELNTIMQMGFPGYFLIVSDFIKWAKGNGCPVGPGRGSGAGSLVAYVLKVTDLDPLEYNLLFERFLNPERVSMPDFDVDFCQQNRDRVIEYVKQRYGRDAVSQIATFGTMAARAAIRDVGRVLDMSYTFCDGISKLIPNKPGLHVTLKYPPNPPKEGDKYTYAIKEEPILAERIEREEDVKTLIEMAQSLEGMTRNIGMHAGGVVIAPGKLADFCPLYQQPGSTSAVAMYDKDDVEAVGLVKFDFLGLATLTILEIAREFIMKRHKGQENFQFENIPLDDYPTYKLFQEGKTEAVFQFESRGMQQMLKEAKPSRLEDLIALNALYRPGPMDLIPTFIARKHGKEVVEYPHPLVEPVLSETYGIMVYQEQVMQTAQVLGGYSLGGADLLRRAMGKKKVEEMAKHRMIFREGAAKNGLDEAKADEVFDLMEKFAGYGFNKSHAAAYSLLAYHTGWLKVHYTAEFYCGNMTVEMDNTDKLKVLYEDALKQGITFEMPDVNRGVHRFEPVTDKVIRYGLGAIKGTGQAAIEAIVAARNGEGTGPNGHEKGPFKSLFDFCLRVDRSKLNKRTVEALIKGGAFDNIDMNRASLLATLDTAFGFAATSIANADQGGLFDMMGDDALGSSTAEPPMADVLPWGVKEKLTLEKTAIGFYLTGHLFDEVETEVRRFVRTPIGEMRDSREPQVMAGIISGLRTINGQRGKLSIFALDDKSATIEASIDEKTMALCADVLKEDEFVVVSGRLQPDRFSGGLRMKVQQAWSLADARCRFARYLQVSVGEHMPDVPALLRQFPAKVEETENGNIHHGVKVRLDLICRDQRGSASCELALGESSRFYPSDAALAAWFGSVGSGQVKVVYD; this comes from the coding sequence ATGTTTGTCCACCTGCGCCTGCACACAGAATTTTCCGTCGTTGACGGAACCAACCGCGTCAATGCCCTGATCAAGGCTGCCGCCGAAGACGGGCAGGTGGCGATGGCCATCACTGACTTCAACAACCTTTTTGGCGGTATCAAGTTCTACCGCGAAGGTCGCGCCAAGGGCGTCAAGCCCGTATTGGGCGCCGAAATCGTCATGGAGGGCGTGGGAGACGCGCCTGCCTCGCGCATCATCGTGCTTGTGCAAAGCAAGCTTGGCTATCACAACATCGCCGAGCTGCTGGCCCGTGGCTGGACGCGCGGCGTGGTCAAGGACCAGGCGCAGCACAAGTGGGAATGGCTGCAGGAGCTGGGCGAGGGGCTTATCGTGCTCTCCGGCGCGCAGGCCGGCCCTGTGGGTATTGCCCTGACCCGTGGTGATGAAAAGGGCGCTGCCGAGATTGCCCAGCGCCTAGCCACCATGTTCCCGCACCGCTTCTATATCGAGCTGCAGCGCTGTGGCCGCGCCGATGATGAGTCGCATGTGACGGCTGCCGTCAAGCTGGCCAGCCGCCTGAATCTGCCCGTGGTGGCCACGCACCCCATCCAGTTCTTCAAGCCGGACGACTACGAATCACACGAGGCGCGGGTCTGCATTGCCGAGGGCGAAATCCTTGGCAACGCCAAGCGCGTGCGCAAATTCACGCGCGATCAGCACTTCAAGACCGCTGCCGAGATGGAGCAGCTGTTTGCCGACATTCCCAGCGCCATTGAAAACACGGTGGAAATTGCCCGCCGTTGTAGCCTGACGCTGGTGCTGGGCAACCCGCAACTGCCCAACTTCCCTGTGCCCGATGGCATGACTATGGACGAGTTCTTCCGCCATGAGTCCTACCACGGCCTGGATGAGCGCCTGACTCACCTGTATCCCGATGCGGCCAAGCGCGAGGCTGAGCGTCCGCGCTATGTGGAGCGGCTGGAGTTCGAGCTCAACACCATCATGCAGATGGGTTTCCCGGGCTACTTCCTGATCGTGTCGGACTTTATTAAATGGGCCAAGGGCAATGGCTGCCCGGTGGGCCCGGGCCGTGGCTCGGGCGCTGGCTCGCTGGTGGCCTATGTGCTCAAGGTGACCGACCTTGATCCGCTGGAATACAACCTGCTGTTCGAGCGCTTTCTGAACCCGGAACGCGTTTCCATGCCTGACTTTGACGTGGACTTCTGTCAGCAGAACCGCGACCGGGTGATTGAGTACGTCAAGCAGCGTTATGGCCGCGATGCGGTGAGCCAGATTGCGACCTTCGGCACCATGGCGGCGCGCGCCGCCATCCGCGACGTGGGCCGCGTGCTGGACATGAGCTATACGTTTTGCGACGGCATCTCCAAGCTGATCCCGAACAAGCCGGGTCTGCACGTCACGCTCAAGTACCCGCCCAATCCGCCCAAGGAAGGCGATAAATACACCTACGCCATCAAGGAAGAGCCGATTCTGGCCGAGCGCATTGAGCGCGAGGAAGACGTCAAGACCCTGATCGAGATGGCGCAAAGCCTGGAGGGTATGACCCGCAATATCGGCATGCACGCCGGTGGTGTGGTGATTGCGCCGGGCAAGCTGGCTGATTTCTGCCCGCTGTATCAGCAGCCCGGCAGTACCTCAGCCGTGGCCATGTATGACAAGGACGACGTGGAAGCCGTCGGCCTAGTGAAGTTCGACTTCTTGGGCCTTGCCACGCTGACGATTCTGGAAATTGCGCGCGAATTCATCATGAAGCGCCACAAGGGCCAGGAGAACTTCCAGTTTGAGAACATTCCGCTGGACGACTATCCGACCTACAAGCTGTTCCAGGAAGGCAAGACCGAAGCCGTCTTCCAGTTTGAATCGCGCGGCATGCAGCAGATGCTCAAGGAAGCCAAGCCCTCGCGCCTAGAAGACCTGATTGCCCTGAACGCTCTGTACCGTCCCGGCCCCATGGACCTGATTCCCACCTTTATTGCCCGTAAACACGGCAAGGAGGTGGTGGAATACCCGCATCCGTTGGTGGAACCCGTGCTGTCCGAGACCTACGGCATCATGGTCTATCAGGAGCAGGTGATGCAGACCGCCCAGGTGCTGGGCGGTTACTCGCTGGGCGGCGCCGACTTGCTGCGCCGCGCCATGGGCAAGAAAAAAGTCGAGGAAATGGCCAAGCACCGGATGATCTTCCGGGAAGGCGCGGCCAAGAACGGGCTGGACGAAGCCAAGGCCGACGAAGTTTTCGACTTGATGGAAAAGTTCGCGGGCTACGGCTTCAACAAGTCGCACGCGGCGGCCTACTCGTTGCTGGCCTATCACACGGGCTGGCTCAAGGTTCACTACACGGCAGAGTTCTACTGCGGCAATATGACCGTGGAAATGGACAACACCGACAAGCTCAAGGTGCTGTACGAAGACGCGCTCAAGCAGGGCATCACTTTCGAGATGCCCGATGTGAACCGCGGCGTGCACCGTTTTGAGCCGGTGACCGATAAAGTCATACGTTATGGCCTTGGAGCCATTAAGGGGACAGGGCAGGCTGCTATCGAAGCGATAGTGGCTGCGCGTAACGGCGAGGGCACGGGTCCCAACGGCCATGAAAAAGGCCCGTTCAAGAGCCTGTTTGACTTCTGTCTGCGCGTGGATCGCAGCAAGCTCAACAAACGCACGGTGGAAGCGCTCATCAAGGGTGGTGCGTTCGACAACATCGACATGAACCGCGCCTCGCTGCTGGCCACGCTGGATACCGCGTTTGGCTTTGCGGCAACCTCGATTGCCAATGCCGACCAGGGCGGTCTGTTCGACATGATGGGCGACGATGCCCTGGGCTCCAGCACGGCAGAGCCACCCATGGCCGATGTACTGCCCTGGGGCGTGAAGGAAAAGCTGACGCTGGAAAAGACGGCCATTGGCTTTTACCTGACCGGGCACCTGTTCGATGAGGTGGAAACCGAGGTGCGGCGCTTTGTGCGCACGCCCATTGGCGAGATGCGCGACAGCCGCGAGCCCCAGGTCATGGCAGGCATCATCAGCGGGCTGCGCACCATCAACGGCCAGCGCGGCAAGCTCAGTATTTTTGCGCTGGACGATAAATCGGCCACGATTGAAGCCTCCATCGACGAAAAAACCATGGCCCTTTGCGCGGATGTGCTCAAGGAAGACGAATTTGTCGTCGTTTCAGGCCGTCTGCAGCCCGATCGCTTCAGCGGCGGCCTGCGCATGAAGGTGCAGCAGGCGTGGAGTCTGGCCGATGCACGCTGCCGCTTTGCCCGCTATCTGCAGGTCAGCGTGGGCGAACACATGCCCGATGTGCCGGCGCTGCTGCGCCAGTTCCCGGCCAAGGTGGAAGAAACCGAGAACGGCAATATTCACCACGGTGTGAAGGTGCGGCTGGATCTGATCTGCCGCGACCAGCGCGGCTCGGCCAGCTGCGAGCTGGCGCTGGGCGAGAGCAGCCGCTTCTACCCCTCAGACGCCGCGCTGGCGGCCTGGTTTGGCTCGGTCGGCTCGGGCCAGGTCAAGGTGGTTTACGACTGA
- a CDS encoding outer membrane protein assembly factor BamD, whose translation MPRISLTLVPAVLVAAALAGCSSTKDDPTAKWTPDRIYTEARDESSSGAYDKAVPLFEKLEGRAAGTPLAQQAQLEKAYAQYKGGEKVQALATLDRFMKLHPASPAMDYALYLKGLTNFNDNLGMFGWLTRQDLSERDQKAAKDSFESFRELVTRFPESKYAEDSRQRMQYIVNSLAQYEVHVAKYYYSRGAYVAAIARSQAAIKDYQNVPAVRDAMVVLVKSYDALGMTQLRDDAQRVLETTYANNSELKYSKEEKKSWWKLW comes from the coding sequence ATGCCGCGTATTTCACTGACTCTAGTTCCTGCCGTGTTAGTTGCCGCTGCCCTGGCAGGCTGCTCCAGCACCAAGGACGACCCAACGGCAAAGTGGACACCCGATCGCATCTACACCGAAGCGCGTGACGAATCCTCTTCCGGCGCCTACGACAAGGCCGTGCCACTGTTTGAAAAGCTGGAAGGCCGTGCCGCCGGTACGCCTCTGGCCCAGCAGGCCCAGCTGGAAAAAGCCTATGCCCAGTACAAGGGTGGTGAAAAAGTGCAGGCTCTGGCCACGCTGGACCGCTTCATGAAGCTGCACCCCGCCAGCCCCGCCATGGATTACGCCCTGTACCTCAAAGGCCTGACCAACTTCAACGACAACCTGGGCATGTTCGGCTGGCTGACCCGCCAGGACTTGTCCGAGCGTGACCAGAAGGCCGCCAAGGATTCGTTTGAGTCGTTCCGCGAGCTGGTTACGCGCTTTCCCGAATCGAAATACGCTGAAGACTCCCGCCAGCGCATGCAGTACATCGTGAACTCGCTGGCCCAGTACGAAGTTCACGTGGCCAAGTACTACTACAGCCGCGGCGCCTATGTGGCGGCCATTGCACGCTCGCAAGCCGCCATCAAGGACTACCAGAACGTACCCGCCGTGCGCGACGCCATGGTGGTGCTGGTCAAGTCCTATGACGCACTGGGCATGACCCAGCTGCGTGACGATGCCCAGCGCGTGCTGGAGACCACCTACGCCAATAACTCTGAGCTGAAGTACAGCAAGGAAGAGAAAAAGTCCTGGTGGAAGCTCTGGTAA